CTTGGTTGCGTCATTTTATGAGAAAAACCTATTTTCTTCTCTCTCGATTCTTGAAAAACCGCACCAGATCGAGTGTATACTTTTTACCTGTCTGGATGCGAATTTCATCGATTCGAGTAGAACGAAAAAGCTCGTGCAGCCTGGAGAGCCCTTCCTCGTTGAGGCGCTCGTACTCTTTTCTGACATGAGAACTTCCGGTGTCCAGGAGCACCGTTTCACCCGTTTCGGCGTCTTCCAGTTCGATCAGCCCCACATCGGGGAGCTGCACTTCCCTGGGATCGCTGACGGTGACTGCGATCACGTCATGGCGGCGTCCGATCACCCGCAGGGAACGCTCGAACCCCTTCGCCTGAAAATCGCTGATGAGAAACACCACGGCCCGCTTGGTGAGCACACGTCCCAGGTAGTCCAAGACTTGAGCGATATCCGTCCTGCCGCGTTTGGGTTTGAAAGAAAGGATTTCCCGGATGACTCGCAACACATGGCGCGTCCCCTTGTTGGGAGGGATGAACATTTCCACCTGGTCGGTGAAAACGATCAGCCCGACCTTGTCGTTGTTCTTGATGGCGGCAAAAGCGAGCAGGGCGCAAATTTCTGCGGCCACTTCGTTCTTGAGCTGCCGGGTGCTTCCGAAGTTCCCCGATGCGCTCAGATCTACGAGGAAAATCACCGTCAGTTCCCGCTCTTCGCGAAAGTGTTTGATGAAGGGCTTTCCTGTGCGTGCGGTCACATTCCAGTCGATGGCGCGGATGTCGTCCCCGGGCGTATATTCGCGCACCTCTTCAAATTCCATCCCCCGGCCTTTGAAGACGCTTTCGTACTGACCGGCCAGGACATCATTGACGGCCTTGCTGGTGTAAATTTGCAGATAGCGGATTTTCTGTGCGAGTTCTCTGGGAATCATGGAACCTTAACTGTGCCGAAGATCTGCTGAATCAAATCTTCCGATGTCTTCTCTTCGGCTTCGGCTTCGTAACTGATGATGACCCGGTGTCGAAGTACATCCATGCCGATGGACTTTACGTCCTGAGGGGTCACATACCCGCGGCCCTGAAGCAGAGCATAGGCCTTGGAGGCCATGCAAAGGGCTATGCTCGCCCGTGGTGAAGCCCCGTAACGAATCAAGTCCCCCATTTGCATTCCATAGTCGCCGGGGGTCCGGGTCGCCTGAACGATATTGATGATGTATTCTTCAATTTTTTCATCCATGTAGACTTCGTCGCTCAATTCCCGCAGTCGCAGGATGTCCGGCGGGGAAAGGACCGGAGTGACCTGCGTGTCCGGAGACGATTTGGCCATGCGTTTGAGGATCTGGTGCTCTTCGGCCATGGTGGGATAGGCCACCCTGATCTTCAGCATGAACCGGTCCACCTGGGCTTCGGGAAGAGGATATGTCCCTTCCTGTTCTATGGGGTTTTGCGTGGCCAGGACCATGAAGGGTTCTTCCAGGGGGAAGGTCGTGTCTCCGATGGTGACCTGACGTTCCTGCATGGCTTCCAGCAGAGCACTTTGTACCTTGGCTGGAGCGCGGTTGATTTCATCGGCCAGAATGATCTGGTGGAAAATGGGACCCTTCTTGACGTTGAAATCCCCGGTCTTGGGATTGTAGATGAGCGTACCAACAAGGTCGGCCGGCAGGAGGTCCGGGGTGAACTGGATGCGCTGGAAGGAAGTCTGCATGGCCTTTGCCACAGTGGTGACCGTGAGGGTCTTTGCCAGCCCGGGAACTCCTTCGATGAGAATGTGTCC
This region of Desulforhabdus amnigena genomic DNA includes:
- a CDS encoding AAA family ATPase produces the protein MAVDVKKIGERVQEESRTIQRLRSEIQSVIVGQAELIDRLLVGLLCNGHILIEGVPGLAKTLTVTTVAKAMQTSFQRIQFTPDLLPADLVGTLIYNPKTGDFNVKKGPIFHQIILADEINRAPAKVQSALLEAMQERQVTIGDTTFPLEEPFMVLATQNPIEQEGTYPLPEAQVDRFMLKIRVAYPTMAEEHQILKRMAKSSPDTQVTPVLSPPDILRLRELSDEVYMDEKIEEYIINIVQATRTPGDYGMQMGDLIRYGASPRASIALCMASKAYALLQGRGYVTPQDVKSIGMDVLRHRVIISYEAEAEEKTSEDLIQQIFGTVKVP
- a CDS encoding DUF58 domain-containing protein — translated: MIPRELAQKIRYLQIYTSKAVNDVLAGQYESVFKGRGMEFEEVREYTPGDDIRAIDWNVTARTGKPFIKHFREERELTVIFLVDLSASGNFGSTRQLKNEVAAEICALLAFAAIKNNDKVGLIVFTDQVEMFIPPNKGTRHVLRVIREILSFKPKRGRTDIAQVLDYLGRVLTKRAVVFLISDFQAKGFERSLRVIGRRHDVIAVTVSDPREVQLPDVGLIELEDAETGETVLLDTGSSHVRKEYERLNEEGLSRLHELFRSTRIDEIRIQTGKKYTLDLVRFFKNRERRK